Proteins encoded by one window of Procambarus clarkii isolate CNS0578487 chromosome 55, FALCON_Pclarkii_2.0, whole genome shotgun sequence:
- the LOC123749310 gene encoding tigger transposable element-derived protein 1-like yields the protein MSSKKHPAKAGVCKGKKEAITVEVKKEIIAKHERGIRVVDLAREYGRAPSTISTILKGKDKYKTLDVAKGVSKLTSKRPKHLEDVERLLLVWMNERQLHGDCVSEAIVCAKARMLYVDLVRKIPGASSQDEVFRASRGWFENFKKRSGIHSVVRHGEAASSDKGAAEAFVPEFQKFVDQEQFLPQQVFNCDETGLFWKKLTKRTYITQEEQSLPGHKPMKDRLTLVLCANASGDCKVKPLLVYHSENPRVFKAFKVHKTRLNVMWRSNKRSWVTQIFFSEWVNDVFGTTVRNYLVDKQLPLKALLVLDNAPAHPRQLQDDLFPENQFITIKFLPPNTTPLLQPMDQQVIANFKKLYMKALLERCVHVIDTTELTLRQFWKEQFNIMGALRLIDNAWEGVSRRTLHSAWRNLWPEGVPERDFEGFGPAPASASAPVDDPEALLVDDIVALGHTLGLEVDAADVQELVEEHSDELTTEELLELQKELVQQEVQELSSGEEEVCEDAIPSSEIRDVLGMFEKVTAFAEKHHPDKAVTTRCVNLFNDNVLSRFRDILKRRQVTSASDTRYGQWTGWEETC from the coding sequence ATGTCGTCCAAGAAGCATCCTGCGAAAGCAGGAGTttgcaaggggaagaaagaggcaaTCACTGTGGAAGTGAAGAAAGAGATCATAGCAAAGCACGAGCGTGGTATTCGTGTGGTTGATCTTGCCAGGGAGTATGGCAGGGCTCCCTCAACAATATCCACCATACTGAAGGGCAAGGATAAATATAAGACGCTTGACGTGGCCAAAGGAGTTAGCAAGCTCACCAGCAAACGTCCAAAACACCTGGAAGATGTGGAACGGCTACTGCTGGTGTGGATGAATGAACGACAATTGCATGGCGATTGTGTCTCTGAAGCTATCGTTTGCGCTAAGGCTAGGATGCTGTATGTGGACCTTGTCAGGAAGATACCAGGTGCGTCGTCTCAAGATGAGGTATTTAGGGCAAGCCGTGGCTGGTTTGAGAACTTTAAGAAAAGGAGTGGTATACACAGTGTTGTgcgacatggggaggctgccagctctgataaaggTGCTGCTGAGGCTTTTGTGCCAGAGTTCCAGAAATTTGTTGATCAGGAGCAGTTTCTGCCACAACAAGTTTTCAATTGTGACGAGACCGGCCTTTTTTGGAAAAAACTGACGAAGAGGACCTACATCACGCAAGAGGAACAATCATTGCCTGGCCACAAACCGATGAAGGATCGCCTTACTCTCGTGCTCTGCGCCAATGCAAGTGGCGATTGCAAGGTCAAGCCGCTGCTCGTCTATCACTCAGAAAATCCACGTGTGTTCAAGGCGTTTAAGGTTCACAAGACACGGCTGAATGTGATGTGGAGGTCGAACAAGAGGTCCTGGGTCACGCAGATCTTCTTTAGTGAGTGGGTAAATGACGTTTTCGGCACCACAGTGAGAAATTATCTCGTCGACAAGCAGTTACCACTCAAGGCCTTGCTTGTGCTCGATAATGCACCTGCGCATCCTCGCCAACTGCAAGATGATCTGTTCCCTGAAAATCAGTTTATCACCATCAAGTTTCTTCCTCCAAACACCACGCCACTCCTCCAACCCATGGATcagcaggtcattgctaattttAAGAAGCTCTATATGAAGGCCTTGTTGGAGAGATGTGTTCATGTGATTGACACCACAGAGCTGACCCTCAGACAATTCTGGAAGGAGCAGTTCAATATCATGGGGGCCTTGCGTTTGATAGATAATGCCTGGGAAGGGGTGTCACGGAGAACCCTACACTCTGCATGGCGAAACCTGTGGCCTGAGGGTGTCCCTGAGCGAGACTTCGAAGGTTTCGGTCCTGCACCTGCATCTGCATCCGCACCTGTGGATGACCCGGAGGCTCTTTTAGTGGATGATATTGTCGCTCTGGGACACACACTGGGTCTGGAGGTGGATGCCGCTGATGtgcaggagttggtggaggaGCACAGTGATGAACTGACCACCGAGGAACTCCTGGAACTGCAGAAAgagctggtgcaacaggaggtACAGGAGCTCTCATCGGGGGAGGAGGAAGTCTGCGAGGATGCTATCCCATCTAGTGAGATCAGGGACGTGCTGGGCATGTTCGAAAAGGTGACAGCATTTGCGGAAAAGCATCACCCTGATAAGGCGGTGACAACACGGTGCGTGAACCTGTTTAATGACAATGTGCTGTCTCGATTTAGGGACATCCTCAAACGAAGACAAGTGACAAGTGCAAGTGACACGCGATATGGTCAGTGGACAGGGTGGGAAGAGACGTGCTAG